Part of the Amyelois transitella isolate CPQ chromosome 15, ilAmyTran1.1, whole genome shotgun sequence genome, TGGGCAATACAGCGTCCACTACGTCACAGCTGAAGGCACCGTCGTCTCCGAGCACGGCCGCCTAGTGCCGACCGCCGACGGCAAAGACAAGGTGCTCGTGACTGACGGAGAAGTCAGCTATGTTGGACCTGACGGCAAGAGCTACGTGACGAAGTGGTCCGCCGGCGTGGAGGGCGTGAAGGCGGAGGGCGCTCACCTGCCCGTCGCCCCTGAGGCGCCCACCGTCCCTGAGGTGCCTGCCGTCGCCCCCGAGGTGCCCGCGGCCGAACCTGTGGCGGAACCCACGCGAGTTTTACCAGCACCTTTGTTACCAATGTTACCATACCCAGAAGTGTTAGTGCttgcttattaaaaaataaatagcaataCAATTCGATTTTGAgttcatattaattattattatatgtatggattatttgttaaacctaaataaatattataaataatgaactAAACCACAACTATGCAGACCACGACCACTTATCAagagtatatttatatcaaagaATAAGAAcaaattctttaaattatttatgaacgTTGACGAGTA contains:
- the LOC106135677 gene encoding cuticle protein CP14.6-like — translated: MKQFVVIFALFAATMGAPAPEESKRSLPALEHTEERGDDGQYSVHYVTAEGTVVSEHGRLVPTADGKDKVLVTDGEVSYVGPDGKSYVTKWSAGVEGVKAEGAHLPVAPEAPTVPEVPAVAPEVPAAEPVAEPTRVLPAPLLPMLPYPEVLVLAY